The following are encoded together in the Pseudomonas sp. IB20 genome:
- the lpdA gene encoding dihydrolipoyl dehydrogenase has protein sequence MSQKFDVVVIGAGPGGYVAAIKAAQLGLSTACIEKYTDKEGKLALGGTCLNVGCIPSKALLDSSWKFHEAQSGFAIHGINHAGVTMDVPAMVGRKANIVKGLTSGVATLFKANGVTSLQGHGKLLAGKKIEITKPDGSVEVIEAENVILAPGSRPIDIPPAPVDQNVIVDSTGALEFQSVPKRLGVIGAGVIGLELGSVWARLGSEVTVLEALDTFLLAADTAVSKEALKTLTKQGLDIKLGARVTGSKVNGEEVVVTYTNKEGEQTITFDKLIVAVGRRPVTTDLLASDSGVNIDERGFIHVDDHCATTVPGVYAIGDVVRGMMLAHKASEEGIMVVERIKGHKTQMNYDLIPSVIYTHPEIAWVGKNEQQLKAEGVEVNVGTFPFAASGRAMAANDTGGFVKVIADAKTDRVLGVHVIGPSAAELVQQGAIGMEFGTSAEDLGMMVFSHPTLSEALHEAALAVNGGAIHIANKKKR, from the coding sequence ATGTCGCAGAAATTTGACGTTGTAGTGATTGGTGCTGGTCCTGGCGGCTACGTTGCCGCGATCAAGGCCGCACAACTGGGCCTCTCGACTGCTTGCATCGAAAAATACACCGACAAGGAAGGCAAACTGGCGCTGGGCGGTACTTGCCTGAACGTCGGTTGCATTCCTTCCAAGGCGCTGCTGGACAGCTCCTGGAAATTCCACGAAGCCCAAAGCGGTTTCGCGATCCACGGCATCAACCATGCTGGCGTGACCATGGACGTGCCAGCAATGGTCGGCCGTAAAGCCAACATCGTTAAAGGCCTGACTTCCGGCGTTGCCACCTTGTTCAAGGCCAACGGCGTTACTTCTCTGCAAGGTCACGGCAAGCTGCTGGCCGGCAAGAAAATTGAAATCACCAAGCCTGACGGTTCGGTAGAAGTCATCGAAGCCGAGAACGTGATCCTGGCGCCAGGCTCGCGCCCAATCGACATTCCGCCTGCTCCAGTTGACCAGAACGTGATCGTTGATTCGACCGGTGCCCTGGAATTCCAATCCGTTCCTAAGCGTCTGGGCGTGATCGGCGCTGGCGTAATCGGTCTGGAACTGGGTTCGGTATGGGCCCGCCTGGGTTCCGAAGTGACCGTTCTGGAAGCCCTGGACACGTTCCTGCTGGCTGCCGACACCGCGGTGTCCAAAGAAGCGTTGAAAACCCTGACCAAACAAGGTCTGGACATCAAGCTGGGCGCCCGTGTTACCGGTTCCAAGGTCAACGGCGAAGAAGTCGTGGTGACCTACACCAATAAAGAAGGCGAGCAGACCATCACCTTCGACAAGCTGATCGTAGCCGTGGGTCGCCGTCCAGTGACCACCGACCTGCTGGCTTCCGACAGTGGCGTGAATATCGACGAGCGTGGTTTCATCCACGTTGACGATCACTGCGCTACCACCGTTCCAGGCGTGTACGCCATCGGCGACGTGGTTCGCGGCATGATGCTGGCGCACAAAGCTTCCGAAGAAGGCATCATGGTTGTCGAGCGCATCAAGGGTCACAAAACCCAGATGAACTACGACCTGATCCCGTCTGTTATCTACACACACCCGGAAATTGCATGGGTCGGTAAGAACGAACAGCAGTTGAAAGCTGAAGGCGTTGAAGTTAACGTCGGCACCTTCCCGTTTGCTGCTTCTGGCCGTGCCATGGCAGCCAACGACACCGGTGGTTTCGTCAAAGTCATCGCTGATGCCAAGACTGACCGCGTATTGGGCGTCCACGTGATTGGTCCAAGCGCAGCAGAACTGGTTCAGCAAGGCGCGATCGGCATGGAATTCGGCACCAGTGCCGAAGACCTGGGCATGATGGTCTTCTCCCATCCGACCCTGTCCGAAGCGTTGCATGAAGCAGCGTTGGCAGTGAATGGCGGCGCCATCCACATCGCCAACAAGAAGAAGCGCTAA